The following are from one region of the Streptomyces tuirus genome:
- the galE gene encoding UDP-glucose 4-epimerase GalE, protein MTWLITGGAGYIGAHVARAMAEAGERVLALDDLSAGVPARLPAEVPLVRGSSLDGELLKRVFAEHGVTGVVHLAARKQVAESVAQPTRYYRENVGGLVTLLNAVAEAGIERFVFSSSAAVYGDPGVDLITEDTPCAPVNPYGETKLAGEWLVRAAGKAHGISTVCLRYFNVAGAAAPELADTGVFNIVPMVFDRLTRDEAPRIFGDDYPTPDGTCVRDYIHVADLAEAHLAAARRLAGGGITGDLTVNIGRGEGVSVRELITVIGEVTGDRRPPLVEERRPGDAPRAVASAARAAEELGWTARRGVREMTESAWRGWLLHHGS, encoded by the coding sequence ATGACGTGGCTGATCACCGGCGGTGCCGGCTATATCGGAGCACATGTGGCCAGGGCCATGGCCGAGGCCGGGGAGCGCGTCCTCGCCCTGGACGACCTGTCGGCCGGGGTGCCCGCGCGGCTCCCGGCAGAAGTCCCGCTCGTGCGGGGTTCCTCACTGGACGGGGAGCTGCTGAAGCGGGTCTTCGCCGAGCACGGCGTGACGGGTGTGGTGCACCTCGCGGCGCGCAAGCAGGTCGCCGAGTCCGTGGCGCAGCCCACGCGCTACTACCGGGAGAACGTCGGCGGTCTGGTGACCCTGCTGAACGCGGTCGCCGAGGCCGGCATCGAGCGCTTCGTGTTCTCCTCGTCGGCGGCCGTGTACGGCGACCCGGGTGTGGACCTCATCACGGAGGACACGCCCTGCGCCCCGGTGAACCCCTACGGCGAGACCAAGCTCGCCGGGGAGTGGCTGGTGCGGGCGGCGGGCAAGGCGCACGGGATCTCCACCGTATGTCTGCGCTATTTCAACGTGGCGGGCGCCGCCGCGCCGGAGCTCGCGGACACCGGTGTCTTCAACATCGTCCCGATGGTCTTCGACCGGCTGACGCGCGACGAGGCGCCCCGGATCTTCGGCGACGACTACCCGACCCCGGACGGCACCTGCGTCCGTGACTACATTCACGTCGCCGACCTGGCCGAGGCGCATCTGGCGGCGGCCCGGCGACTGGCCGGCGGCGGCATCACGGGCGACCTGACGGTCAACATCGGCCGCGGCGAGGGCGTCTCGGTCCGCGAGCTCATCACGGTCATCGGCGAGGTGACGGGCGACCGCCGGCCCCCGCTCGTCGAGGAGCGCCGCCCCGGCGACGCCCCGCGGGCGGTGGCGTCGGCCGCCCGGGCGGCCGAGGAGCTCGGCTGGACGGCCCGGCGCGGGGTGCGCGAGATGACCGAGTCGGCCTGGCGCGGCTGGCTGCTGCATCACGGCTCCTGA
- a CDS encoding DUF5941 domain-containing protein, producing MSTAILTGQPVPGSSIEADLRSLGFDLRIAADAAEAETLLAEVPGDERVALVDARFVGHVHALRLGLTDPRFPLAGIPGAVTAQSAGRQALTRAMARENSAGGGTTLVDSLADRILTALDADGTGVHRPELGSLVAAVPADPQARNEARQAVADVDDEAVRLKSAVKARDGFFTTYCISPYSRYIARWCARRGLTPNQVTTASLLTALIAAACAATGTRGGFVAAGVLLIASFVLDCTDGQLARYSLQYSTLGAWLDATFDRAKEYAYYAGLALGAARGGDDVWALALGAMVLQTCRHVVDFSFNEANHDATALGKLSLASPTAALSDKLDSVGWTVWVRRMIVLPIGERWAMIAVLTAVTTPRITFYALLGGCAFAATYTTAGRVLRSLTRKARRTDRAAGALADLADSGPLAQGLAEALKKPARGLPGFAAPVIALLGGLAVVLTAALTDFGGPWPVVAALGYAVTSGLAVARPLKGALDWLVPPFLRAAEYGTVLVLAAKADVNGALPAAFGLVAAVAYHHYDTVYRIRGDAGAPPAWLVRSIGGHEGRTLLVTVLAALLTASQFKVALTALAGAVALVVLVESIRFWVGAHQGGAPAVHDEGETA from the coding sequence TTGTCGACCGCCATCCTCACCGGCCAGCCGGTCCCCGGATCGTCGATCGAGGCCGACCTGCGTTCTCTCGGGTTCGACCTCCGGATCGCGGCCGACGCCGCCGAGGCCGAGACCCTCCTCGCCGAGGTGCCAGGCGACGAGCGGGTCGCCCTGGTCGACGCCCGCTTCGTGGGGCACGTGCACGCGCTGCGCCTCGGCCTCACCGACCCCCGCTTCCCGCTCGCCGGGATCCCCGGTGCCGTCACGGCCCAGTCGGCCGGGCGCCAGGCCCTGACCCGGGCGATGGCCCGGGAGAACTCCGCCGGCGGCGGCACCACCCTGGTCGACAGCCTCGCCGACCGCATCCTCACCGCCCTCGACGCCGACGGCACCGGCGTGCACCGCCCCGAGCTGGGCAGCCTGGTCGCCGCCGTCCCCGCCGATCCCCAGGCCCGCAACGAGGCACGGCAGGCGGTGGCGGACGTCGACGACGAGGCCGTCCGCCTGAAGTCGGCCGTGAAGGCCCGCGACGGCTTCTTCACCACCTACTGCATCAGCCCCTACTCCCGCTACATCGCCCGCTGGTGCGCCCGCCGTGGCCTGACCCCCAACCAGGTCACCACGGCCTCCCTGCTCACCGCCCTCATAGCGGCGGCGTGTGCGGCCACCGGCACCCGCGGCGGCTTCGTCGCGGCCGGGGTCCTGCTGATCGCGTCCTTCGTCCTGGACTGCACCGACGGCCAGCTCGCCCGCTACTCCCTGCAGTACTCCACGCTCGGCGCCTGGCTGGACGCCACCTTCGACCGGGCCAAGGAGTACGCCTACTACGCAGGGCTCGCCCTCGGAGCCGCCCGGGGTGGCGACGACGTATGGGCCCTCGCCCTCGGCGCCATGGTCCTGCAGACCTGCCGGCACGTCGTGGACTTCTCCTTCAACGAGGCCAACCACGACGCCACCGCGCTCGGTAAATTGTCGCTGGCCAGCCCCACCGCCGCCCTCTCGGACAAGCTCGACAGCGTCGGCTGGACGGTGTGGGTACGGCGGATGATCGTCCTGCCCATCGGCGAGCGCTGGGCGATGATCGCCGTGCTCACGGCGGTCACAACCCCCCGCATCACCTTCTACGCGCTGCTCGGCGGCTGCGCCTTCGCCGCGACGTACACCACGGCGGGGCGGGTGCTGCGCTCCCTGACGCGGAAGGCCAGGCGGACCGACCGCGCGGCCGGCGCCCTGGCCGACCTCGCCGACAGCGGCCCCCTCGCCCAGGGCCTCGCGGAGGCGCTCAAGAAGCCCGCCCGCGGGCTGCCGGGCTTCGCCGCCCCCGTCATCGCCCTGCTCGGTGGCCTCGCTGTCGTCCTCACCGCGGCGCTGACGGACTTCGGCGGCCCCTGGCCGGTCGTCGCGGCTCTCGGCTACGCCGTGACCTCGGGCCTCGCCGTCGCCCGCCCCCTGAAGGGCGCCCTCGACTGGCTGGTCCCTCCGTTCCTGCGCGCCGCCGAGTACGGCACGGTCCTGGTCCTGGCGGCCAAGGCGGACGTGAACGGAGCCCTTCCCGCGGCCTTCGGGCTGGTGGCCGCGGTCGCCTACCATCACTACGACACCGTCTACCGCATCCGCGGCGACGCCGGAGCACCCCCGGCCTGGCTGGTGCGCTCCATCGGAGGACACGAAGGACGGACGCTGCTCGTCACCGTCCTCGCCGCGCTGCTCACCGCCTCGCAGTTCAAGGTCGCGCTCACGGCACTGGCCGGGGCTGTGGCCCTCGTGGTGCTCGTCGAGAGCATCCGCTTCTGGGTCGGCGCCCACCAGGGCGGCGCACCCGCCGTACACGATGAAGGAGAAACCGCATGA
- a CDS encoding phosphocholine cytidylyltransferase family protein: MIGLVLAAGAGRRLRPYTDTLPKALVPVGPAGIEGEPTVLDLTLGNFAEIGLTEVAIIVGYRKEAVYARKEALERKYGLKLTLIDNDKAEEWNNAYSLWCGRDALKDGVILANGDTVHPVSVEKTLLAARGDGKKIILALDTVKQLADEEMKVVVDPEKGMTKITKLMDPAEATGEYIGVTLIEGDAAPELADALKAVWETDPQQFYEHGYQELVNRGFRIDVAPIGDVKWVEIDNHDDLARGREIACQY; encoded by the coding sequence ATGATCGGCCTCGTGCTCGCGGCCGGCGCCGGCCGGCGTCTGCGCCCCTACACCGACACCCTGCCCAAGGCACTGGTGCCGGTGGGCCCCGCGGGCATAGAAGGCGAACCCACGGTCCTCGACCTGACCCTCGGCAACTTCGCCGAGATCGGTCTCACCGAGGTCGCGATCATCGTCGGCTACCGCAAGGAGGCCGTGTACGCGCGCAAGGAGGCCCTGGAGCGGAAGTACGGCCTCAAGCTCACCCTCATCGACAACGACAAGGCCGAGGAGTGGAACAACGCCTACTCCCTGTGGTGCGGGCGTGACGCCCTCAAGGACGGGGTGATCCTCGCCAACGGCGACACCGTCCACCCGGTCTCCGTCGAGAAGACGCTGCTCGCCGCCCGCGGCGACGGCAAGAAGATCATCCTCGCCCTCGACACGGTCAAGCAGCTCGCGGACGAGGAGATGAAGGTCGTCGTCGACCCCGAGAAGGGCATGACGAAGATCACCAAGCTGATGGACCCGGCCGAGGCCACCGGCGAGTACATCGGCGTCACGCTGATCGAGGGCGACGCCGCCCCCGAGCTCGCCGACGCCCTCAAGGCCGTCTGGGAGACCGACCCGCAGCAGTTCTACGAGCACGGCTACCAGGAACTGGTCAACCGCGGCTTCCGCATCGACGTGGCGCCCATCGGCGACGTCAAGTGGGTGGAGATCGACAACCACGACGATCTCGCCCGCGGACGGGAGATCGCGTGCCAGTACTGA
- a CDS encoding iron-containing alcohol dehydrogenase family protein, protein MPVLTRLIPSPLVVDIRPGALDDLACVLADERISHSGRLAVAVSGGSGARLRERISPSMPGATWYEVGGGTLDDAVRLAGDIKAGHFDAVVGLGGGKIIDCAKFAAARVGLPLVAVPTNLAHDGLCSPVATLDNDAGRGSYGVPNPIAVVIDLDVIREAPVRFVRAGIGDAISNINSIADWELANRVKGEKIDGLASAMARQAGEAVLRHPAGVGDNGFLQVLAEALVLTGVAMSISGDSRPASGSCHEINHAFDLLYPKRAASHGEQCGLGAAFAMWLREAHEESAYMAEVLRRHGLPVLPDEIGFTTDEFVKAVEFAPETRPGRYTILEHLDLNTEQIKDIYADYVKAIGS, encoded by the coding sequence GTGCCAGTACTGACCCGGCTCATCCCCTCGCCGCTCGTCGTCGACATCCGCCCGGGTGCCCTCGACGACCTGGCCTGTGTCCTCGCCGACGAGCGCATCTCGCACTCCGGCCGTCTCGCCGTCGCCGTCAGCGGCGGCTCGGGCGCCCGGCTGCGCGAGCGCATCTCGCCGAGCATGCCCGGCGCCACCTGGTACGAGGTCGGCGGCGGCACCCTCGACGACGCGGTCCGGCTGGCCGGCGACATAAAGGCCGGCCACTTCGACGCGGTCGTCGGCCTCGGCGGCGGCAAGATCATCGACTGCGCCAAGTTCGCCGCGGCACGCGTCGGCCTGCCCCTGGTCGCCGTGCCCACGAACCTCGCGCACGACGGCCTGTGCTCGCCGGTCGCCACCCTCGACAACGACGCGGGCCGCGGCTCCTACGGCGTGCCGAACCCGATCGCGGTCGTCATCGACCTGGACGTCATCCGCGAGGCCCCGGTGCGCTTCGTGCGCGCGGGCATCGGTGACGCGATCTCCAACATCAACTCGATCGCCGACTGGGAACTGGCCAACCGCGTCAAGGGCGAGAAGATCGACGGACTCGCCTCCGCCATGGCCCGCCAGGCGGGCGAGGCGGTGCTCCGGCACCCGGCGGGAGTCGGCGACAACGGCTTCCTCCAGGTGCTCGCCGAGGCGCTCGTCCTCACCGGCGTCGCGATGTCGATCTCGGGTGACTCGCGGCCGGCCTCGGGGTCGTGCCACGAGATCAACCACGCCTTCGACCTGCTGTACCCCAAACGCGCCGCTTCCCACGGCGAGCAGTGCGGACTCGGCGCGGCCTTCGCGATGTGGTTGCGCGAGGCGCACGAGGAGTCCGCGTACATGGCCGAGGTACTGCGCCGGCACGGCCTGCCCGTGCTGCCGGACGAGATCGGCTTCACGACGGACGAGTTCGTCAAAGCCGTCGAGTTCGCCCCGGAGACCCGCCCCGGCCGCTACACCATCCTCGAACACCTCGACCTGAACACCGAACAGATCAAGGACATCTACGCCGACTATGTCAAGGCCATCGGTAGCTGA
- a CDS encoding CDP-alcohol phosphatidyltransferase family protein: MSRPSVAELRPVVHPPGVKDRRSGEHWMGRLYMREVSLRVDRYLVNTRVTPNQLTYLMTVFGVLAAPALLVPGIAGAVLGVVCVQMYLLLDCVDGEIARWKKQYSLNGVYLDRVGAYLTDAAVLTGFGLRAADVWGGGRIDWLWAFLGTLAALGAVLIKAETDLVGVARHQAGLPPVKEAAAEMRSSGMALARKAAAALNFHRLILGIEASLLILALAILDQIRGDLFFSRLGVAVLAGIALVQTLLHLVSILASSRLK; the protein is encoded by the coding sequence ATGTCAAGGCCATCGGTAGCTGAACTCCGCCCCGTCGTTCACCCCCCGGGGGTGAAGGACCGGCGCAGCGGTGAGCACTGGATGGGACGCCTCTACATGCGTGAGGTGTCCCTGCGGGTCGACCGTTACCTGGTCAACACCAGGGTCACGCCCAACCAGCTCACGTACCTGATGACCGTCTTCGGTGTGCTCGCGGCCCCGGCACTGCTCGTGCCGGGGATCGCGGGCGCCGTACTGGGCGTGGTGTGCGTCCAGATGTATCTGCTGCTCGACTGCGTCGACGGCGAGATCGCGCGCTGGAAGAAGCAGTACTCCCTCAACGGCGTCTACCTCGACCGGGTCGGCGCCTACCTCACCGACGCCGCGGTGCTCACCGGCTTCGGCCTGCGCGCCGCCGACGTGTGGGGCGGCGGGCGCATCGACTGGCTGTGGGCCTTCCTCGGCACCCTGGCCGCCCTCGGCGCCGTCCTGATCAAGGCGGAGACCGACCTCGTCGGCGTCGCCCGGCACCAGGCCGGCCTGCCCCCCGTCAAGGAGGCCGCCGCCGAGATGCGCTCCTCCGGCATGGCGCTCGCCCGCAAGGCCGCCGCCGCCCTGAACTTCCACCGCCTCATCCTCGGCATCGAGGCGTCCCTGCTGATCCTCGCGCTGGCGATCCTCGACCAGATCCGCGGCGACCTGTTCTTCTCCCGGCTCGGCGTCGCCGTGCTCGCCGGCATCGCGCTGGTGCAGACCCTGCTGCACCTCGTGTCCATCCTCGCCTCGAGCAGGCTGAAGTGA
- a CDS encoding glycosyltransferase family 2 protein, with the protein MKVGAVIITMGNRPEELRALLDSVAKQDGDRVEVVVVGNGSPVPDVPEGVRTIELPENLGIPGGRNVGIEAFGPAGRDVDVLLFLDDDGLLAGHDTAELCRKAFEADPKLGIVSFRIADPETGVTQRRHVPRLRAADPMRSSRVTTFLGGANAVRTRVFADAGLLPDEFFYAHEETDLAWRALDAGWMIDYRSDMVLYHPTTAPSRHAVYHRMVARNRVWLARRNLPAPLVPVYLGVWLLLTLLRRPSRSALRAWFGGFREGWTTSCGPRRPMKWRTVWRLTRLGRPPVI; encoded by the coding sequence ATGAAGGTCGGCGCCGTCATCATCACCATGGGCAACCGGCCCGAGGAGCTGCGCGCCCTCCTCGACTCCGTCGCCAAGCAGGACGGCGACCGGGTCGAGGTGGTCGTCGTCGGCAACGGCTCGCCCGTCCCGGACGTCCCCGAGGGCGTGCGCACCATCGAGCTGCCTGAGAACCTCGGCATCCCCGGCGGCCGCAACGTCGGCATCGAGGCCTTCGGCCCCGCGGGCCGGGACGTCGACGTCCTGCTCTTCCTGGACGACGACGGACTGCTCGCGGGCCACGACACCGCCGAACTGTGCCGCAAGGCGTTCGAGGCCGACCCGAAGCTCGGCATCGTGAGTTTCCGCATAGCCGACCCGGAGACCGGCGTCACCCAGCGCCGCCACGTCCCCCGGCTGCGCGCCGCCGACCCGATGCGCTCCTCGCGCGTGACGACCTTCCTCGGCGGCGCCAACGCCGTCCGCACCCGCGTCTTCGCCGACGCCGGCCTCCTCCCGGACGAGTTCTTCTACGCCCACGAGGAGACCGACCTGGCATGGCGGGCCCTCGACGCGGGCTGGATGATCGACTACCGGTCCGACATGGTGCTCTACCACCCGACGACCGCTCCCTCGCGGCACGCGGTCTACCACCGCATGGTCGCCCGCAACCGCGTCTGGCTGGCCCGCCGCAACCTCCCCGCGCCGCTCGTCCCCGTCTACCTCGGCGTGTGGCTGCTGCTCACTCTGCTGCGCCGCCCCTCCCGCAGCGCGCTGCGGGCCTGGTTCGGCGGATTCCGTGAGGGCTGGACCACCTCGTGCGGCCCCCGCCGGCCCATGAAGTGGCGTACGGTGTGGCGGCTGACCCGGCTGGGCCGGCCCCCCGTCATCTGA